In one window of Chryseobacterium phocaeense DNA:
- a CDS encoding F0F1 ATP synthase subunit B, whose translation MELIHQFSSGLFIIQSVIFLALLFLLGKFAWKPILKSINDRETSIVDALNQAKLARKEMETLKEDNERIIREAKIERDAILKEAREIKDRIVGEAKDAAKTEGDKLIEAAKQTIQTEKNAAMADIKTQIGALSVNIAESILKQKLDNSEAQNELVQNYLNKSNLN comes from the coding sequence ATGGAATTAATTCACCAGTTTTCATCAGGATTATTTATTATCCAGTCTGTTATTTTTCTAGCATTATTATTTTTGTTAGGCAAATTTGCTTGGAAACCTATTTTAAAATCTATCAATGACAGAGAAACTTCTATTGTTGATGCTCTTAATCAAGCTAAATTGGCAAGAAAAGAGATGGAGACTTTAAAAGAGGATAACGAAAGAATTATTCGTGAAGCTAAGATCGAAAGAGATGCGATCCTTAAAGAAGCCAGAGAAATTAAAGATAGAATCGTAGGTGAGGCTAAAGATGCTGCAAAAACTGAAGGAGATAAACTGATCGAAGCAGCTAAGCAGACTATCCAGACTGAGAAAAATGCTGCTATGGCAGATATCAAAACTCAAATCGGTGCTTTATCTGTAAACATCGCTGAATCTATCCTTAAGCAAAAGCTGGACAACAGCGAAGCTCAAAACGAATTAGTTCAAAATTATTTAAACAAATCAAACCTTAACTAA
- the atpE gene encoding ATP synthase F0 subunit C, translating to MEIPKIVGAGIVVLGVGIGLGKIGAAALEAIARQPEQSGKIQTAMLIAAALVEGVAFAALFAVN from the coding sequence ATGGAAATCCCTAAAATTGTAGGTGCTGGTATCGTAGTACTAGGTGTAGGTATCGGTCTTGGTAAAATCGGAGCTGCTGCTCTTGAAGCTATCGCTAGACAACCTGAGCAATCTGGAAAAATCCAAACAGCTATGCTTATCGCTGCTGCACTTGTTGAAGGTGTTGCGTTTGCTGCTCTATTCGCAGTAAACTAA